The following is a genomic window from Kogia breviceps isolate mKogBre1 chromosome 4, mKogBre1 haplotype 1, whole genome shotgun sequence.
TGAATTGGGGTTACTCAACAATTTGCAACATGCTGTCAAGGTAAGTGTGATACAATCACTGAGTTTAGTTTACAAACCAAGATTTGATAATGTAAGATTGTGTGAaaaagcctttatttttctcttttgaagcaAATAATATGCAATTCATACATGTTCCTCTCTAATTCTGTTACCTTTAAGTTCCTTTTCTACTGGGAAATGGGAAGAGAGAGGATAAATGGGCTGCAGGGTTTCTTGCCCCTCTCTTAGAAAGGCTATTGTCAAAAAGTGACGTCCCAGTGCAAGAAATGTCATAAGTAACAATCAAAATAAGTTCCATCTTTACCTTTCCATTCTTCGATTGCATGTTCTCTTTCTTCCAACTGGGCATCATATATTTGAGGTGGTggctaaaaattaaattacaggtAAAGtcaatagttaaaaaaataatgaggcatgaagaaaaagaatcactttgtaagacttctaaaatatttataatatggaTGTAGTTTCATTAAATACTTGGcttattaaagatttatttatatgtataattttccaTCAGTTTCAGAATCAAAATAATTGAggaaaaattaaccaaaaaaataGAGCTATTATAGCCCTCTTAATAATCACACTCTAAAGACATCTGCCCAAACGTAATAATAAAATTAGTAATCACAGTATGCTTCCTAGAGATCCACCCTGGACAAGGTACTGTGCTATGAAATACAGAAGCTGCAAAACACATTTCaggtttatatttcttcctgttaGAACTCCCAAACTCAATCCCCAATTCATAAATGGACTGCTTCAAAAATTTGCTTAAAATCACATGTTTACAAATCAAACTCTTTTCAtataaaacaatgtttaaaatagtGGTTAAATGCATAGGCCAAGACATAATAATGAGCATGCCACTATGTGGTTATTTCACTTCCAACTAAAGACCATCCATACCAATGCTGctacagaaaaatgcacatgagCACCAAACTCAGAAGTGGAACTCCCCTAGCAGGTACGTCTGGAGAAGGATGAACAAACTTGTGATTTTCAGGAAGTTTCTTAGCCTGACTGGATGCCTAAACAAGATGATGTAAAGTAAAGCCCAAGGCACAGTGCCAGGTACACAAATGGATGCCTAAAAAAGGTGATATTATGATCACACATCAGCATCTGCATAAGTGAAGATACTTATATCACCACAGCATAAGAATGTTCACTCCTGAGGTACTCTGAGTAGAGCCCCAGTAACAAGAGTCCCAAAAGGGGTTGTGACCCATGTTACATGGCCTCATTGTAATCAGGAGTCCTTTTAAATCTAGGACTTTATGTAGCCATTCCAGACTAACAGACAGAAGGTCCAAGGAAATGTATGCCCTGCCTTTACACATAAGTCTTTTCAAAATAGATGCTTACCGCCTCTGCTTCAGCAGGGTCATACCAAACAGTGATATAAGGGTGACGCAAAGCTTCATCTACAGAGATTCGCTTGTCGGGATCTATCACTAACATTTTTGATAGTAAGTCTCTGGCTTGACTTGCTAGGGTAAAAACAAATATTAGATTAATAAAGTAATACTGTTAACCTGAAAATCACacaataaagaactaaatgtgaTAGCAGAGacagaacaaaaatatattaactttGAGAAATTGTTGATAGCTTCAAGATTATTAGAGTCTTTTTCCTTAACAGTAAGTCAAGCAGCCACTTCCACTACAAACCAGGCTTTCAAATGTGCTTTCAGCCTCTGAATCTGGGAGGGGAGAAGGACAGGGCACAAGGCTGAGAAACCACATCCAGGGAGGGTGCAGGAGCTAAGCTAAGGGTGGCACTGCCAAGAATGCAGGCATGAAGCATAGGCAAGTGTTTTTTCTTGATGCCACATCAAAGTGAAATTAGAACAGACTAAGCCACACAATGATTTCATATTTGCACAGTACAGAACACTTCACAGATACCTCTGCTTTGCCTACCTGTATACAATGCTGGCAacatacactttttttaaaatatagagattagtagttagaaaaaaatccaacttcAATAACTTGGTTAAACACAAGGCTCACCTAGGTTTTAGCAATTAAAATTCACATGTATAGTATAGGCAAAGAAGAGATGGGGCTTTTCTGAATGACGCACAGTTTTATCTTGATGTAGAGAGAAACAAATCTATTCTTTCCCTTAAAACACTTAGTGATAGGCacaggagaaggggagaaggagccttttaaaatttctgactcTTCAACTGGTCTAGAATCTTTATTCAAGTATTCTTTATACCTGAAAACTGTTTGAATTCCATTTGCTGTAATTAACATAAGAGTCTTTCAGACTGAGGTAAATATTTTGACCACAGGCTTCAGTTACGTCACTTTATTGAGGACAAAACTTCTAGGTCTTTAAGCTTTCTTTCTGAAATGCCTTCATTCTAGCCTGTAAATGGCCTAGGGTTTCAACTATTTTGTCTCTCAATGTTCACAGGTTTTAGAATGCAAACATAAAGTGAAAGCTTCACCCAGTATAAGAAAAAATGATatcttacttttaattttgtctCGTTCAGATTCTGATGGGAATATCCAATCTGGAAAGAGTTCTTCAAATTTGATTCCAGGATACTTTGGTCTGTTTTCTACGTAATTCCTCACAGTTGGCTGAAGTTTCTTCATGAAATCTGCAGATGGTGTTCCTAGCTGCTCAATAACTTTATTCCACTGATCAATATCTAAGGAGTCTCTTGAGGAAAATACAACTGAAATGCCTTATATTCATATTACATAAAGTAGCATGAAAGAAAAACgtaaattatatttatacttatCAACAAGTAATTAACCAGGCCACCTCACTGGGTCAGCAGAAGCATTCTGAAATAATATTCGAAAAAGGTTTGGGCTCCAAGTtaagactatttaaaaaaaactctgcaTCTTTATAAACTCTGATCACAGTTTATTAAATCAACACGATGAAGTCTATATGCCTTCCCATTCTAGATCAAAATAAAGTTATCTTGTAATGAAAGAATACCTATGACTGAAAGGCTTAAACATGAAATTAAGTAGTAATTATATAggcaaattgaaatcagttcTCATAATAAAACTGTTAGATCTAAAGCTCCCTAAAGTAGAGAGACCTATCTGACTGCTCAATTTACAGCTGGGAGCCACCCCTGCGAGGCAGGCCTGGCAGGATGGGGTGCATGAGGGGGTGGGCGGGAGCCAAGGCTCTGGACTTTCTGAGCTCTCACCATGTCCTTTCCCACTGTAGCTGTGCTTACATTGAGCAGTGACAGCTTTGAGAGGTCATTCTGTTTTACTTGGCACTGACCCAGACCATCACTGCAATACAAAGGagtgtgttttatttcctttcaaagTATATGACCTGGGTTTCAGACTCCATTGTGTATTAGACACTCACTAAGTGTCAGGCAGTGAATCTCCCTTGGGTCTCACCTTCCTATTTGTAAAATGCAGGCAATACTAGCTTTGCCTCTTTCACTTGGAGCTTGAGATAACTAGCAAGATGAATGTGGAAAGGGATTCTATtgataaaaccataaaaattatacAAGAGAACGCAAGCCAGAGGAATCAAATAGCATCTTTAGAAAGTGACTAATTGAGGTatgtcttagaaaaataaaatgacatcgcTGTGAAAGAACCTAGGGAACAGacatatgttctttaaaaaacaaaggaagaggccCTCTTGCTTCCTGTAATGTCTTTCTTCTTGCTGGTACACCATCCACTAGAGGATTCTATCACCAATCAAACaatcaacaattttttttctcccatctaAAGCAACAGCCACTCTCCTTTGGCTGAACATCCGTAGCTTAGCTACCATTCCCATTTGCAGCAAAACAGAATTGTCTATATTTGTATCTCTAATTCCCAGCCTCTTATTCTCTCTTAAACATCCTCTCATCAGGCTTTTCCCCCATCACTTCATGAAAACTGCACCCATCAAAGTTGCAGGCGACCATCCCTCAATTCTTAGTCCTCACCTTTTTGACAGTGTCAGTGAGCCTCCCTCAGTAACCTGCTTCCTGGCCTCCAGggtcccttgctctctgggaggtGCCTGCCTAAAGCTTCTCTTTCTCTTAGGCCATGTGGGGACAGGAGTTCCTTTTCTGCCTCAGGTTACGAATCTAAAACAAATCTCTGAGAACTGCAATCTGgtttctggaatatttttctatctaatgttggaaaaagttagaaaaattgtCTTTGGAAAATGATGTAATCTCTGTGTCTGTTCTGAGAATGACAGTAGGTGACGTTATACATAAAATTATTACTGACATTGCAAGATGTTAATAtgtaaattaagaattttaaattacttaatagTGCACCAAAGAGTTCCTACACTTTTCATTTCTGTACTTTctgaagaaaacatttaattaattaaagaaaggaaagtcacaaatgaattaaaaattgagACAAACTGAATGTTAAGTAGATACTTCTAATTATGTATCCTTAGGgcattccctggcagtctggtggttaggactacTGTGATATTTCACTGCTgtgggtccaggttcaatccctggtcggggaactaagatcccacaagcctcctgGCATggccatcaatcaatcaatcaatcaatcaactaaTCTTTAGGATACATcaacttttccctttttaaatgaatttatttgcagATTAAAGAtcttatttgtattttgaaaCAACTGAATCTAAGGTAAGGCTATGGAAAATTGCTAGAAAATTtattagaacaaaataaaatgctgTATTTAACTTCACATAAAATCTGTGATGTGAAAAATGTCAAGGAAGGtaaataaaatgatagaaataaaatcttttcattCCAGGTTTGTGTTGTGAAGAATTTATATTACAAAGAAACCACcctcataaaattataaaaaactaaaattactttaataaaatacatataaaacatgaCTATACaagttaatttcttttaaagataaCCATCAATCTGCCAGCAGAGACCACTTTCATAACAAAATCAAAAGACTAATGAAAATTTTAGGTGGTTAGAACACAAATGAAAAAGGGTATACGTGAAGAACCATGTTAGAGCAaaaaatattgaagatggaagaatatGAGGAATATGAGAAAAGAAAGCTATTGAAATTATCATATATCTATTCTCCTTTATGCTATATGTCATTAATATGATTTGCTGACCACAGTATAAGTTAaccttttgcattttatatttatttaaatgtctgtTAAACTTCCCCAGTGTGTCACAAAATAACCTAAGTGGATCTTCTAAAATTTTCTACAAAATGTCAGAagagtaacaaaacaaaaaaatgtagcaAATATTGTTTCTCACAAACTTTTTACTTTAATCTTTTTCATTTAGGTCTTATGTAGTGTGCTTCAGTTCTTACtttggaggaaaatattttaattcatccTGGTAACTAATGAAATAGTatattaaacaaattaaacaaattaCAAATAATTGGCCTATTAAATTTAGACAACAACTTTCTAGATAGCTAAATTAACTGAATTAACTAAACagaatttttgtttaattatcaaaatacatttgtcaaagagtaaatacatttcttataagctatttttaataaaattaagaacTAATATAAATTGGTTTAACTTAATTCTAtgcctcaataaaactgttacagGTAgtcaagtaaaaaagaaacataaaattgaaCCATTTGGTGTGTGACACTAACTTTACAAACATAATCAAGACCCCCTTAGAATACAGTCTAGaattacattttccttttgaCCTCCTGCTGCCCTTGGTATTTATGGAAAACATGGCCGGGAAGGTCCCCCGGGAAGGATACGATCAGTGCCTTGGAATATCACACAACCTTTCACCAGCTCTCCCATGATGCAACCCACTGACCAGATATCAActgaaaataaagtgaaatgacaaaattataaagtgccatgaacaaaacaaaggtgaggaaaaggattctAACAGTGTACTAAACAcacaaacaaggaaaataaattgcTAGTAACGGGTGAACTTTTTTACACAGTATGAAATAGTGTTGACCTCTATTTTGGCCTTCAGTTTGCAGCAATCTGGGCTTTTAGTGCCAAAGAGTCCAATACTTTACagcttcagaaacaaacaaagTCCCAGAAACAAGAAATGCCTGTCCCCACAAAGCTGTTTCCAGGCAcatgcccacccctgcccccagccttcgTGGTCAGCGCTGGGTCTCTCCCTGTGAAGGATACAGTCTCTTCCTGGGAACAGGACTTTATGGAGGACCATTTCTGCCATGATGCACCCGACAGACCAGATGTCCACTACCAAACACCAGGTGATTAAAACCAGCCAGAGACCACTCCCCCACATGTCCTTTCTCAAACCCCCTCCCAAACAAAGACAAACCCAGCTTGTTAGCAGGACTTTTGTAAAATATGAACACCACGCCTCCAGAATGATCCTTTTTTAAACTGTCAAGTCAGCAGGGCCTCACAGGGACAGGCTTGTCTGGGCTCCAGGTGAGGGCCAGAGGTGCCCCAGCTTCTGGCTGTTCGCCGTCTTCTATGGGGGCCCAGCTGAATTTACAGGCCTTGGATGCCCAGGCAAAGGGCTATTTATTGCCCctgctgctgggggtggggtgagagaaGCTAACAGGGGACCTAATTTTCTCTCATGTCCACAGAGAACTGGAAGCCCACAGAGCTGTGTCTCTCAGAATGAGAGCACAGGTTATAAAACATCTGAATAAACTTGAAGCACAGCTCATTTCAGATGACTTAGGCAAaccttcagattcttttttttaacatgtgaATGTGACTTAGTACTTTTTGACAAATTTTTCAAAAGCTAAGTTTCAAAGAGCTCTGATATTGCTTGAATAAGTTTTGCTGTGAAAAAAATACCAATTTTACACACAAAAAGCACAtgttgtattattccatttatatcaagttcaaaaataagcaaaatcaaTCTATGTTGCTGGAAATCAGGATAATGGCTTCCTTTGGGGATTGAGACCCaaagtggggctggggaggcctTGGGTGCTGCTGGTTATGTGGGTATGCTCCCACTGAGCTGCATACTCGGGATTTGCATACTTTTCTGTAAGTATGTTATACTTTGataaatgttcaaaaatattaactttaaaagtgaatttttaaagtgGATAATTTTAGCcaatggaaatataaaattaattatttctcaTCTGTGAACTATGATAATCTACGTATAACACAGTCTCCACATTATACTTCATACAGttcacaggaaagagaaaaaaactagtGATGACGAATAGCACTATTTTTACATATCTCAGCCTCTTCCAGTTCTGTCTGTACTCACCGTTCTCTTTGTAGCCCATGCCCAGGATGACTTCAGGTGCCCGATAATACCGCGTTACCACGTAGGGGGTCATCATAAAGTTGGTGCATGCTGTGCGAGCCAGGCCAAAGTCAAGGATCTTAAGGGTACAGTCTGACTTTACTACAATGTTGCTAGGTTTCAAATCCTAGGGCAGAAatgatttaaattaataaaaggaaCCAAAGCATGCTAAGTAAACAATCTCACATTGGTAAGGATTTGTGAGGTATGTGAGAGTGCTGGGAGAAGGAGGAAAGTTAAAATTGAACCCTGGGATTTTGGAACCATTTTGGAAAATCCTACTCTCATATTGAAGCTAATACAAATCAGCCTAGAGAGGCCAGATGGTTGACCTTACCCCTGTGTGGAAACCTTCATGACACTCCTTTGCTTAAAACCTTCTGAGAGCTTCCACAACACCCTCTCCTCCCTCGCTCCACTCCTGGTCATCCTTCGGTTCCCAACACTCTGGCTCTTCCCTGCTGTCCAATACAAACAGAACTCAACCCACATGtgtaatttacattttctaacaGCCACCTTAAAAAAAGTGActagaaaaggtaaaattaattttaataatattttcctttactcCAATACAGTATATTTCcagaatattcattttaaaatgtaaccaacatataaaaattattaatgagatattttacattattttgttactgtctttgaaatccagtgtttATTTACAATTATAGCCACATTCTGAGTACTTAATAGCCTCAGGTGGCTAGTGGCTATAATACTGGACAGCACATGGCTAGAATTCTCTGACCCTAGAATCTTCCAAAGGCTTCTTCTTTCCTTGGAAGAAGAATCCCATGATTACCAGCCCCAACTTCCCACCCTTCCCTGGGACCTACCACTCCCCACCACACATACTACCCTCAAAgtccctcctctgcccctcctaGCACGGGCTCTGTAACAGGAGGCCTCAAGGGCCTCTCTGTGCTCTCAGCTCTCAGCCCGGAGTCTGGCACAGCAAActctcagaaaatgtttgctgagtgaaggTACACATCATACTCCACCACACTCTCAACACAACCTATCACTTCTGCAGTTATTTCCTTCAAAACTCTAGGGACTTTCTCCATGGTAATCCCCCACATCCCAGACCCTTCCTCAGGCCACAGGAATTTGATTCTTGCCTTGGACTCCAGCCTGCAAGCTCACCCTAGAAACTATGACTTCTAAACAATCCACATCTATTCTTTTCACAAGTGCTTTCCAATGTGTAGCTACAACGTCAAACTGCCAAGTCACACCACACAGTAAGACTGTCACTTTTAATGACGTTTCAGGCCCAGCACCTGGCTGAAACTTTCCAATCAATGTATCACCAACGGGCATAGGTGTGCCTTGAGTGACAGCTGCCAAGTGTCATTGGGATAAGcagaaaaacacttaaaaattacaTC
Proteins encoded in this region:
- the MAPK9 gene encoding mitogen-activated protein kinase 9 isoform X5 encodes the protein MELMDANLCQVIHMELDHERMSYLLYQMLCGIKHLHSAGIIHRDLKPSNIVVKSDCTLKILDFGLARTACTNFMMTPYVVTRYYRAPEVILGMGYKENVDIWSVGCIMGELVKGCVIFQGTDHIDQWNKVIEQLGTPSADFMKKLQPTVRNYVENRPKYPGIKFEELFPDWIFPSESERDKIKTSQARDLLSKMLVIDPDKRISVDEALRHPYITVWYDPAEAEAPPPQIYDAQLEEREHAIEEWKELIYKEVMDWEERSKNGVVKDQPSDAAVSSNATPSQSSSINDISSMSTEQTLASDTDSSLDASTGPLEGCR
- the MAPK9 gene encoding mitogen-activated protein kinase 9 isoform X4, whose translation is MSDSKCDSQFYSVQVADSTFSVLKRYQQLKPIGSGAQGIVCAAFDTVLGINVAVKKLSRPFQNQTHAKRAYRELVLLKCVNHKNIISLLNVFTPQKTLEEFQDVYLVMELMDANLCQVIHMELDHERMSYLLYQMLCGIKHLHSAGIIHRDLKPSNIVVKSDCTLKILDFGLARTACTNFMMTPYVVTRYYRAPEVILGMGYKENVDIWSVGCIMGELVKGCVIFQGTDHIDQWNKVIEQLGTPSADFMKKLQPTVRNYVENRPKYPGIKFEELFPDWIFPSESERDKIKTSQARDLLSKMLVIDPDKRISVDEALRHPYITVWYDPAEAEAPPPQIYDAQLEEREHAIEEWKELIYKEVMDWEERSKNGVVKDQPSAQMQQ
- the MAPK9 gene encoding mitogen-activated protein kinase 9 isoform X3, which produces MSDSKCDSQFYSVQVADSTFSVLKRYQQLKPIGSGAQGIVCAAFDTVLGINVAVKKLSRPFQNQTHAKRAYRELVLLKCVNHKNIISLLNVFTPQKTLEEFQDVYLVMELMDANLCQVIHMELDHERMSYLLYQMLCGIKHLHSAGIIHRDLKPSNIVVKSDCTLKILDFGLARTACTNFMMTPYVVTRYYRAPEVILGMGYKENVDIWSVGCIMGELVKGCVIFQGTDHIDQWNKVIEQLGTPSADFMKKLQPTVRNYVENRPKYPGIKFEELFPDWIFPSESERDKIKTSQARDLLSKMLVIDPDKRISVDEALRHPYITVWYDPAEAEAPPPQIYDAQLEEREHAIEEWKELIYKEVMDWEERSKNGVVKDQPSGILKDGSLTVLDKGIECSK